The following nucleotide sequence is from Mycobacterium sp. Z3061.
ATCGTCTCCGGCGGTGGGGACAAGACCGTGCGGGTGTGGGATGCGGTCACCGGCCAACCTATAGGCCAGCAGATGACCGGGGGCTCGGTTCGCAGTGTGGCATTCAGCCCCGACGGCACGCGGATTGCCTCCGGCACCAGCGAGGGCACCATCGAGTTGTGGAACGCCGATGCGAGCAAGGCAGTCAGTCCACCGATGACCGGCCACGCGAAGAACGTGTACAGCGTGGCGTTCAGTCCCGACGGCAAGCGAATCGTCTCCGGGGGCGAGGACAAGACCGTGCGGCTGTGGAATGCCGACACCGGCCAGCCCATCGGCCGCCCGTTCGCCGGCCACCAATGGAGCGTCGGGACCGTGGCGTTCAGTCCCGACGGCAAGCGGATCGCCTCAGGCAGCGGGGATAGGACCATCCGAGTATGGAACGCCGAACCAGTCCCACTGGTTGGCCAGACGCTGACCCCGCCTGGCTGGGTCCCGCTGTCCCCGGGCACGGTAGCGGAGGTCATAGTGGCCGTCAGTCCCGACGGCACGTGGATCGCCTCCGGCGGTGACGGCATCGCACGATGGGACCCGGCCACCGGCCGACCCGTCGGCGTCCCGCTCACCGAGTACGGGCAATTCGTGGCATTGAGCCGCGACGGCACGAAGATTGCCGCGAGCGGTGATGGAAAGACATATGTGTTGGAGGTTGCCACCGGCCGACCCGTCGGCAGGCCGATAGAGAGCTGGGACGTGCGAAGCGTCGCCTTCAGCCCGGACGGTACGCGGCTCGCCTCGGGCGGTGACGACAAGACCGTGCGGCTGTGGGATGTGGCGACCGGCCAACAAATCGGAAACCCTATGTCAGGCCATAGTTCCGATGTGAAGGGTGTTGCATTCAGCCCGGACGGCACGCGCATCGCTTCGGGCAGTACCGACGGTGTGCGTTTGTGGGACGTGGCGACCGGCCGACAAATCGGTGACGTGATGAACGTCTCTGGCCCGGAAACGAGGGGTGTCGAGAGCGTCGTGTTCAGCCCCGACGGCAGGCGGATCGCCTCGGGCGAGGTTCTGACCCGAGGCGACACGGTGCGCTTATGGGACGCGGCCACCGGCAAACCCGTCGGCCGGCCGATGACGGCGAAAACGGTGACGAGCTACCCGGGCCTGGTTCTGTACGACATGAGCGTGGCGTTCAGCCCCGACGGCAAGCGCATCGCTTCTACGACGTGGGATCGCACCGTGCTGCTGTGGGATGCTGACACCGGACAACCCGTCGGCGCGCCGTTGCGAGGCCATACGGCGGACGTAACGAGCGTGGCATTCAGCCCCGACGGATCTTTCCTCGTGTCGGGTAGTGAGGACGGAACCGTGCGGTTGTGGCTCAACTACCCTGACGCGGCATCGGCAATGTGCGCGAAACTCTCCACCAACATGAGCCGCCGGCTGTGGCAGGCCTGGGTGTCACCCGATATCGACTACACCGAGGCCTGCCCGGGACTTCCGATCAAGAAGGAGTACGAGTGGTAGGTAGGCCGCTGCAGTTCGTTGTTCGCATCCGGGTTTGCGCTGAGCGTAAACCATTGTCCGGCAATGGATTATAAGGCCGCCGCCGCGGTAACGAGATGCTTTTCGCGCTCCTACGGCAGTACACCACGCCTTACCGGGGACTGATCGCGGTCCTTGTGTTGCTGGAGTTGATCAGCAACCTGGCGTCGCTGTATTTGCCTGCCGTCAATGCGTCGATCATCGACGACGGGGTCGCCAAAGGGGATACTCGAGTCATCGCGCACCTGGGCGCCGTCATGCTCGCCGCGACCGGCGTGCAGATGTTGTGTGCAGTCGGCGCAGTCTATTTCGGGTCTCAGGCCAGTATGGGTCTCGGCCGGGACGTCCGATCGGCGCTGTTTCGTCACATCATCGGGTTCGCGGAACAGGACGCGGCCCCCTTCGGAGCGCCGTCGCTACTGACACGCACCACCAACGACGTTCAACAGGTCGAAGAGATGGCGCAGTTGACGTTTACCGTATTGATCACCGCGCCAATCGTGGGCGTTGGCGGGATCGTCATGGCCATTCACCAAAACGCCGGCCTGGCCTGGCTATTGGCCGTCAGCGTTCCTCTGCTCGGGATGGCGAACTATCTGATCGTCGCACGGATCCGGCCCTTGGTCACCAAGCTGCAGACACTGGTCGACGCACTTACCCAGGTTCTGCGCGAACAACTACTGGGGATCAAGGTTATTCGCGCATTCACTCGCGAGAGTGTGGAGCAGGAGCGTTTCGCAAACGTCAATCGTGCGCTGTCACAGAAAACTATCGCGTTGGGTCGCTGGCAACTGCTGATGGTGCCGGTGGCGACGTTGTTGATTAATCTCTCCAGCGTCGCACTGATCTGGTTTGGTGGCCTGCGCATCGACGCCGGCCGAATGCAAGTGGGTTCGTTGGTCGCCTATCTGGCGTACTTCACGCAGATTTTGATGGCTGTGATGCTGACGACGCTGTTGGTCGAAGCATTGCCCCGGGCGTCGGTGTGTGGACGGCGAATAGGCGAAGTCCTTGCCACGGTTCCAGCGATAACCAGCCCCCTGCGCGCCGAGCGGTCACCGCACGGGATCGAGGGAGTGGTGCGCTTGGACAGGGTGACGTTTCGCTATCCCCGCACTGAACAGGTTGCGGTGCAGGATGTCTCGCTGATGGCACTGCCCGGAACGACGACCGCCATTGTCGGCGGCAGCGGTTCCGGAAAATCGACGCTGATATCGCTGATCTGCCGGCTGTTCGATGTCACTTCGGGCGCGGTGCTGATCGATGGAACCGACGTGCGTGAGTACGACACCGAGCGGTTGTGTTCGGCGATCGGGCTGGTACCTCAGCGCGGCTATCTGTTCTCCGGCACGGTCGCGGACAACTTGCGTTACGGCAGCTCGGGTGCCAGTGAATCTGAGATGTGGGAAGCGTTGCGCTTGGCGGCGGCTGACGGTTTTGTGCGTGCCCACCCCGACGGCTTACAGATGTCCGTCCTCCAGGGCGGCAGCAACCTCTCGGGTGGTCAGCGTCAGATGCTGGCGATCGCTCGGGCGGTAATCAGCCGCCCGGCTATCTACCTGTTCGACGATGCGTTCTCCGCGCTGGACGTACACACCGATTCGCGGGTGCGCGATTCGTTGCGCGACGTGGCGGAGGACTCGACGGTGATCATTGTGGCACAGCGCATCTGCACGGTAGCCTCGGCCGATCAAATCGTGGTCCTCGACGACGGCCGGGTCGTTGGTACCGGGACACACCAAACGCTCCTGCTGGACTGCCCCACCTACGCCGAACTCGCCAACCTCCAATCAGTAGGCGCCGCTGTAGCGGGAGAGCAATGACCGGGACGCTGCGGGTTGGTATCAACAAGACAGGCCGGCAATCCGGCCAGGGCGACCGGCGCTTTCTCGGATCGGTGATAAGCCTTGCGCGGCGACTCAGCCCCCACCTCGGCTTGCTGTCGATATTCAGCCTGCTGATCGTTGGCGGAATAACACTCGAGGTGATCGGTCCGCGCCTCCTCGGCCATGCGACCGATCTGGTGTTCAACGGCGTTATCGGCCGTGAGCTGCCACTGGGACTCACCAAGGAGCAAGCGGTCGAGGCTGCTCGGTCACGCGGCGACAACACTTTCGCCGATCTGTTGTCCGGGATGGATGTGGTGCCCGGCCACGGCGTTGACTTCACGGCGGTCGCACAGACGTTGGCTGAAGTCCTTGTGGTGTATCTGTGCGCTGCTCTGTTTCTTTGGCTGAAGGCTTTGGTGCTCAATGTGATTGTGCAGCGCACGATCGTCACGCTGCGCGGCGACATGCAGGACAAGATAAACCGGCTCCCGCTGTCCTACTTTGACCACCAGCAGCGCGGGGAGTTGCTGAGCCGAGTCACCAACGACATCGACAACATTCAGACGTCGCTGTGGATGACGATCAGTCCGCTGCTGAGCTCTGCGGTGATGGTCGTGGCGGTACTGGCGATGATGCTGACGATTTCTCCGCTGCTCACGATGATCACCCTCTTGATAGTGCCGTTGTCGCTCTTAGTCATCCGGGTCATCGCCCCACGGGCACGGCGGCTTTTGATGGCGCAGTGGGCCACGATCGGACACCTCACCGCTCACATCGAAGAGACATACAGCGGTTTGACATTGATCAGAATGTTCGGTCAGCGCAGCAGGGCGCGGGAACGCTTCACCGACCTCAATACCGAGGCATACCGCACCAGTTTCGGAGCTGAATTCATCGCCGGCCTGATGTCACCGGCGATAAGATTCATCGCCAATCTCAACTATGTCGCCGTAGCGGTCATCGGTGGTCTGCAGATCGCTTCGGGGAAGGTCACGCTGGGAAGCGTCCAGGCTTTCATTCAATATGTGCGGCGGTTCAACGATCCGTTGTCCGAGATTGCGGCCATCTACTACACCGTGCAGTCGGGAATTGCCAGTGCTGAAAGGGTTTTCGATCTACTGGATGAACCGGAGCAGGACCCTGACCCGGCGGGGAATCCGCCTTGGGCGACCGAGCGGGCGCCGGGTGCGCGGCTTGAGTTCCAGCACGTGAATTTCAGCTATCTCCCTGGTGTGCCGGTGATCAAGAATCTTTCGTTGGTGGCTCAGCCCGGTACCACGGTCGCCATCGTTGGGCCTAACGGCTGCGGCAAGACCACACTGGTGAATCTGCTGATGCGGTTCTACGAAGTCGACTCCGGACGGATCCTGATCGATGGGGTCGACGTCGCGACCATCAGTCGGCGGGCGTTGCGGTCGCGAATTGGGCTGGTGCTGCAAGATACATGGCTGTTCGGGGGCACGATCGCGGACAATATCGGCTACGGCCGACCCGGAGCGAGCCGTGCGGAGATCGTGGCGGCGGCTGAGTCAGCCTGCGTGGACAGATTCGTCGACAAGCTGCCCGGCGGTTACGACACCCCGGTAAGCGAGGACGGCGCCAATATCAGCGCCGGCCAAAAGCAGCTGATCACCATCGCGCGCGCGTTCCTGGCCGACCCGGAACTGCTGATACTCGACGAAGCCACCAGTTGTGTAGATACTCGCACCGAGGTACTCATCCAGCAGGCGATGGGTGCGCTGCGCCGCGACCGCACGAGTTTGGTTATCGCTCATCGGCTCTCGACGATCCGCAACGCGGATTTGATTCTTGTGATGGAGGGTGGGCAGATCGTGGAACGCGGCAGCCATGCCGAGTTGCTGGCACGCCGAGGTCCTTACTATTCGATGACCCAGGTCTGACTCCCGATCGGTAGATTCACCCGCACGCCTGAACCACTTCCGGCGGCGGCGCCAGATGCGATGGCAGCGATCAAAGGACCAAAGCCCCTTTGCACGTGTTCGGGCTGTGTTAGAAAATCAGCCTCTCTCTTCGGGTTAAGGAGGATACCCATGGATGACTCGACCACCGACTTTGCCCCGCCGTTGGATGAAGTCTTCGCCGTTTCGTACTCCGACGAGGCCATCGAGGCCGCCTCGGGTGGCGTCGGCCTTGGCGACGAGACAGCCCGGTGCTGGTGCTTCTCCAAGGACTCGCCTACCGGGTGCAAAAATACGCCGATGACCGCCGAACAGCTTGCGGAGGCCAGGGCACGTGTCGCGGCGCGCGAGCGGGCCGAACACCAGTAACTCGATTACGCGGGGCTGGTTCCTCGATTGCTCTGTGGTGCAATATGTGCGGTGAATCGCTCACGTCGCCGTCGCTGAAATAGCGCTATTCCCAGAGCAACACGTTGGGAAGTGATTCGTCGATTCGGCGCAGCGCGGTGTAGCCGATCCCGGCTATACCGCGGAAAAGACCCGGGTTGAACCTTCGGCTACCACCGCTCCACCGGTAGTCGCCACGTGCCGTCGCTGCTGACATCACGTTCAGCAATCGCCGGGAGGCCAGATCACAAAGCTCACTGCGGCCCAACGCGATTCCGGCCTCGGCCAGAAACTCGACGCTGCCGAGGGCACCGCAGCACAGCGTGTCCAGCAGTTGGCTTGACCAACCGTCTTGCACGGCCGTCACGGCGTTTTCGACGTCGGCGATCAGTGGGGTAGCGTTCGCGCCGTGAAGTCGGACGATGCCGATGCGCGCCAAACCCACTCCGGGTGCCCCGTGACACCACTGCGTCGGCCAATGTTGCTGCCCATCGCCGAATATCGCGGGCCAGGTGTGTCGCCGTGGGTCATAGCTGGCGTTCTCGAAGGCGATGCATTCCGCGGCGGCGTTGGCGAAGTCGTCGCGTCCCGTAGCAGAAGCCAGTGATGCGAGAGCGTAGGCGAATCCCGCCGCCCCATGCGACATCCCGTTGACGTCATGCGGACCGCCCAGTCCTGTCCAACTGCGGCGTCCCTCCGCCCCGACTCGCGATTGGCGCAGCAGGTGCTCGCCGCACCGGGTGGCACGCGCAAGCACGTCGGCCGACTTCGATTCGCGATGGAGACGGAGCAGTCCAAGAATCGCGCCGGCAGCACCCCCGATGACGTCGAGCTGCTGGTCGGCCGCGATCAGATCGTCGGTGGCCAGTGCCACCAGCGCGTGCGCGTCGGCGAGCAGCCCGTCGTCGCGTAGATGCTTCGACATCACCGACAGCGCATAGATCAAAGATCCCAGACCCGAGCCGCCTCCGATGCCAACGCCACGGGCGTAGCGCGCGGCGTTGCGGCCGGTGAATTGTCCACGGAAATGCGCGATCGCAGCCCGCGCAAGATCGGCTGACTCTGCACACCCCGTGACGGCTGCGTGCGCAGCCAAGAAGAGCCCGATGCCTGACACACCGTTGTAAAGGCCCGCGCCCAGCTCGACGAGTTGGAAGGCTTCCGAATCGCCAGACCAGTCCAGCGCGATCCACGCCGCGCCCGTTCCCCGGCGGATCGCATACCGCGACAACTCCCCGGCAATCGCGTCGGCTTCTGCGGCGAACACGTCCCTGCTGGGGCGCCCACCGCTGTCAACTGCCTCATCGGCTCCGACGGACACGAGTGCGCCGGTGCGCGACTGGCCGACTCCGGTAAATGATTCCATGTTCTGCCGAATGATCATGACCTGCCAGTCGATTTCCCGTTCGTCGAGACTGTGCAGACGACCCAGGGCGCGATCCAACCCGCAGATGACGTCGGTCGCGACCGTAGTGCCGGCGGTGTCGTGGTATTCGGTCCCATCGGTGAGCATCACGAAATAAGGCACATCGAGGGTGAGCATCGCCGATCGCTCGGCCTGCGGCAATGGCCAGTCGGGATCGGAGTCCTTCTCCCAATCAGCCAGTCTGGCAGGAAAATCCGCCTGGGCCGACCAGACGACACCATCGGCCATCAATCGATGATCCTTGAGTCGCTGCAACAACATGCTGTAGAACCTGGTCGGACGCAGCACCTTACGCACCGGCAAGCCGGCGAACTCGCCGAACAGCTTGTTCGTCGTCTCGTCCACACGCTGTATGGCCAGAAATCGTGCGTAGGCGCGGAAGCCTGAGGTGAAAGCATCGATGTAATCGGTGAATTGGGCGTAGTGGCCTTCGACATACGGAAGATTTGGTGTGGTCGAGTGGATTTCGGTTCCCACCCTGGGCTTCATGGCGTCGGTATTGACATCGTCCCACTGGACTGCCGTGGTGAAATTCCAGTCCGAGACCAAGCCGCCGAACGCAAACACCTGGTTGTCGTGCGAGCGTCCGTAGGCGGGGACCAGGCCAACCGTCATGACAGAGTTGGTGATGATCTTCAGCGCGGCATAGTGGGCTTGGCTTTGTGGATCCTGGGTTTGGAGCTCCTGTGCGTTCGCCTGGAACATTGTCTCGGTGTCGATCGGCACCGGGTGCTCGCCGGCCGCGATGATGTTTTCTTGGTGCATGTCGCTGGCAGCCATGCAGTAGAGGAGCGCCAACCAAGCGCCGGCCCGACGGAAGTATCGATCGAAGCCTTGCTGGTCGGCGCACGGCTTATGGTCGATGAACTCACTCCAGCCGTACCCTTCGCGCGGCAACGTGCGGACAGCCCGCAACTGCAGCGGCGGAGCCACCTCGTTCAAGTGGCCGACCAGACCGTGTAACGCGGCATCGACCCGCAAGTCCTTCGGCTTGTAGACAATTCGCGTCTCGTCCTCGAACACCACGATATGGACCGAACGGCCACCGTTGTGCGGATCGGAGCGTTCCCCCTCGATTCGGGCGACCCGAGAATCGGACACGCACCCGAGTAGTTCGTCCCGGATGGCGGGCAGGTCAGCGGCCAACCGGACGATCAGCTCGTGGGTCGTGTCGATCCATTGCCGTGTGATCGTGGCGATCAGCCGCAGCAGCACCGGCTTGGCATCGAAAAGCTCATTGAACCCTTGCGTTTTCATCTGGGTGACGAATCGCTCGTAGAGGTCCCGGTCGGGGTTCGCAACTTCGGCTGCCGCGTTCTTTCGTGCCGACTCAAAGAGCGCATACGTCGAGGGCGCGCACAGGTCGGATAGCTGCCGTAGCAGCAAGTGGCGGACGCTGGCGTGGGCGGCGGCGCTGAAATTGTTTCTCGTCGCCTCGTCGATGCCCGACCATAGCCGGGCATCAGCTTCGTCAACCACCGGCATGAGCAGTTGCTCGAACACGCCAGGTTCGTCCGAATCGGCGGTGAGGGTGCCGGGCTTGCCAATTGGGCCGGACAACGCGGTGCTGATCCAGATCGCATCGCGCACCCATGCTGGCATTGGCGCTGAGGGTTTGTGCCGTACGGTGGCGAACCGGCCCAGTACACCTGCGATATCCAAGCCGTCCCGGGCGAGCCGTAGGTTGAATTGTGCCCAGTCGCCGCTCGCGCTCGAGCGACACCACGCGGCAAGGCGCCGCGCCGCAACGTCGGCGTCGCCTTTCTGGCCCCGTAACGCCTCGAAACTCTCCGACAGCAATTCATCGATCGTCGCGGCACGGACCACGAGGCGCTCACCCAGTCCATCTGGGTCCTGCTCACCGGCGAAGAAGCTGACGGGTGATTCTTCGCCGGTTTCGTCCATCACACCGGGATATTGGGCCTTTTGGTCTGGCGCTACCCGCCTTGCCTCTTCGCCTGCCGACGGCGACATGTTCACCAGCCGACTACCGCGCGAGCCATGGAAACGACGGAACACGACAACCT
It contains:
- a CDS encoding WD40 repeat domain-containing protein; amino-acid sequence: MEGTPERQGGGEEPDAAISLAAVAQSKRRRALIAVLAVTTVIALVAAVVGFVMASQARRRADRNLLQATSLRLADEAQSILARTRPGTAVTAFQGLVTAQRLAQTPDDDPLRSVLEDNARALKIIEASFAPPNEVTAVAFSRDGQRIVAGDDSGVSIWNAETGLLVGERTHLDYVRSVVLSPDGTRAVALLRTTAQVLDVQTGHPIGDPLKVNGPVMAFSPDNSRIACGAKDGTIQIWDVNTGRTVGKPLTGHQDAVLALAYSQDGSRIVSGGGDKTVRVWDAVTGQPIGQQMTGGSVRSVAFSPDGTRIASGTSEGTIELWNADASKAVSPPMTGHAKNVYSVAFSPDGKRIVSGGEDKTVRLWNADTGQPIGRPFAGHQWSVGTVAFSPDGKRIASGSGDRTIRVWNAEPVPLVGQTLTPPGWVPLSPGTVAEVIVAVSPDGTWIASGGDGIARWDPATGRPVGVPLTEYGQFVALSRDGTKIAASGDGKTYVLEVATGRPVGRPIESWDVRSVAFSPDGTRLASGGDDKTVRLWDVATGQQIGNPMSGHSSDVKGVAFSPDGTRIASGSTDGVRLWDVATGRQIGDVMNVSGPETRGVESVVFSPDGRRIASGEVLTRGDTVRLWDAATGKPVGRPMTAKTVTSYPGLVLYDMSVAFSPDGKRIASTTWDRTVLLWDADTGQPVGAPLRGHTADVTSVAFSPDGSFLVSGSEDGTVRLWLNYPDAASAMCAKLSTNMSRRLWQAWVSPDIDYTEACPGLPIKKEYEW
- a CDS encoding ABC transporter ATP-binding protein, producing the protein MLFALLRQYTTPYRGLIAVLVLLELISNLASLYLPAVNASIIDDGVAKGDTRVIAHLGAVMLAATGVQMLCAVGAVYFGSQASMGLGRDVRSALFRHIIGFAEQDAAPFGAPSLLTRTTNDVQQVEEMAQLTFTVLITAPIVGVGGIVMAIHQNAGLAWLLAVSVPLLGMANYLIVARIRPLVTKLQTLVDALTQVLREQLLGIKVIRAFTRESVEQERFANVNRALSQKTIALGRWQLLMVPVATLLINLSSVALIWFGGLRIDAGRMQVGSLVAYLAYFTQILMAVMLTTLLVEALPRASVCGRRIGEVLATVPAITSPLRAERSPHGIEGVVRLDRVTFRYPRTEQVAVQDVSLMALPGTTTAIVGGSGSGKSTLISLICRLFDVTSGAVLIDGTDVREYDTERLCSAIGLVPQRGYLFSGTVADNLRYGSSGASESEMWEALRLAAADGFVRAHPDGLQMSVLQGGSNLSGGQRQMLAIARAVISRPAIYLFDDAFSALDVHTDSRVRDSLRDVAEDSTVIIVAQRICTVASADQIVVLDDGRVVGTGTHQTLLLDCPTYAELANLQSVGAAVAGEQ
- a CDS encoding ABC transporter ATP-binding protein; translated protein: MTGTLRVGINKTGRQSGQGDRRFLGSVISLARRLSPHLGLLSIFSLLIVGGITLEVIGPRLLGHATDLVFNGVIGRELPLGLTKEQAVEAARSRGDNTFADLLSGMDVVPGHGVDFTAVAQTLAEVLVVYLCAALFLWLKALVLNVIVQRTIVTLRGDMQDKINRLPLSYFDHQQRGELLSRVTNDIDNIQTSLWMTISPLLSSAVMVVAVLAMMLTISPLLTMITLLIVPLSLLVIRVIAPRARRLLMAQWATIGHLTAHIEETYSGLTLIRMFGQRSRARERFTDLNTEAYRTSFGAEFIAGLMSPAIRFIANLNYVAVAVIGGLQIASGKVTLGSVQAFIQYVRRFNDPLSEIAAIYYTVQSGIASAERVFDLLDEPEQDPDPAGNPPWATERAPGARLEFQHVNFSYLPGVPVIKNLSLVAQPGTTVAIVGPNGCGKTTLVNLLMRFYEVDSGRILIDGVDVATISRRALRSRIGLVLQDTWLFGGTIADNIGYGRPGASRAEIVAAAESACVDRFVDKLPGGYDTPVSEDGANISAGQKQLITIARAFLADPELLILDEATSCVDTRTEVLIQQAMGALRRDRTSLVIAHRLSTIRNADLILVMEGGQIVERGSHAELLARRGPYYSMTQV
- a CDS encoding type 2 lanthipeptide synthetase LanM family protein; protein product: MDETGEESPVSFFAGEQDPDGLGERLVVRAATIDELLSESFEALRGQKGDADVAARRLAAWCRSSASGDWAQFNLRLARDGLDIAGVLGRFATVRHKPSAPMPAWVRDAIWISTALSGPIGKPGTLTADSDEPGVFEQLLMPVVDEADARLWSGIDEATRNNFSAAAHASVRHLLLRQLSDLCAPSTYALFESARKNAAAEVANPDRDLYERFVTQMKTQGFNELFDAKPVLLRLIATITRQWIDTTHELIVRLAADLPAIRDELLGCVSDSRVARIEGERSDPHNGGRSVHIVVFEDETRIVYKPKDLRVDAALHGLVGHLNEVAPPLQLRAVRTLPREGYGWSEFIDHKPCADQQGFDRYFRRAGAWLALLYCMAASDMHQENIIAAGEHPVPIDTETMFQANAQELQTQDPQSQAHYAALKIITNSVMTVGLVPAYGRSHDNQVFAFGGLVSDWNFTTAVQWDDVNTDAMKPRVGTEIHSTTPNLPYVEGHYAQFTDYIDAFTSGFRAYARFLAIQRVDETTNKLFGEFAGLPVRKVLRPTRFYSMLLQRLKDHRLMADGVVWSAQADFPARLADWEKDSDPDWPLPQAERSAMLTLDVPYFVMLTDGTEYHDTAGTTVATDVICGLDRALGRLHSLDEREIDWQVMIIRQNMESFTGVGQSRTGALVSVGADEAVDSGGRPSRDVFAAEADAIAGELSRYAIRRGTGAAWIALDWSGDSEAFQLVELGAGLYNGVSGIGLFLAAHAAVTGCAESADLARAAIAHFRGQFTGRNAARYARGVGIGGGSGLGSLIYALSVMSKHLRDDGLLADAHALVALATDDLIAADQQLDVIGGAAGAILGLLRLHRESKSADVLARATRCGEHLLRQSRVGAEGRRSWTGLGGPHDVNGMSHGAAGFAYALASLASATGRDDFANAAAECIAFENASYDPRRHTWPAIFGDGQQHWPTQWCHGAPGVGLARIGIVRLHGANATPLIADVENAVTAVQDGWSSQLLDTLCCGALGSVEFLAEAGIALGRSELCDLASRRLLNVMSAATARGDYRWSGGSRRFNPGLFRGIAGIGYTALRRIDESLPNVLLWE